The proteins below come from a single Holdemania massiliensis genomic window:
- a CDS encoding BglG family transcription antiterminator, whose amino-acid sequence MAVAKNRLLLMLYLLDNSDQPLKARQLAAMAGVSERTVKNDMAELRELAMASGVEILTRKGKGYQLQVLDLQLYEPVREQLQIRFSTMNYTKSETVTRTNDIVRRLIVAQNYLTFDAISDQLFLSRRTLQSQLRDVRQCLEAFGLTLRSRPKYGVKVIGDEFQRRLCMLELYEIHYYKAISFLNYDEYVQYFDVDDTERNDIRHIFLRVLRESGIALSDTYTNRIAWYLVLVRNRIQAGFTITMEEAKMAYLRTFEEAQIAADIVAALQASYTGFDLPEAEVLALETILLCWNDPLDSPQLSQRYPRCFELAKELAGKIAEGLKTSWGVDFAALPDYDRLMIPGLIPLLFCDSLNFRYPILGSHVDNNGIRYSPVSEALAVSAAQILEKQLDVPIPDMEINMLAVRFFALIDGVPYPYKKRRVLICSRNGRVASEIIRNRLFRRFRDRWFETVDIYEFYEVRGLNQEDYDCLLLNFPSYSYRYTIPYLVINQIPDSGELNQFFNQVVMDGYQLQPILDQFGWDTASFYPEFLYDGKEAFIHLISYKNGRDYYAVQKMEEELTRVRDFRVVHQTVIIVQSRQYTRRNSFEIYRLAKPGAWEKKEIRYLIYVTADFASGLQSLRFLEQAAHQLAVNQQDIDDLLKTQDLSLLINTVKLCLQAGGDVIHL is encoded by the coding sequence ATGGCGGTAGCCAAGAACCGGCTGTTGTTAATGCTCTATCTTCTGGACAACAGCGATCAGCCGTTGAAGGCCCGGCAGTTAGCCGCAATGGCGGGGGTCAGCGAACGGACGGTAAAAAACGATATGGCCGAGCTGCGCGAACTGGCGATGGCCAGCGGCGTTGAAATTCTGACCCGCAAAGGCAAGGGCTATCAGCTGCAGGTGCTTGATCTGCAACTTTACGAGCCGGTTCGGGAACAGCTTCAAATCCGTTTCAGCACGATGAATTACACCAAGAGTGAAACGGTTACCCGGACCAACGATATTGTCCGCCGGCTGATCGTCGCGCAGAATTATCTGACCTTTGACGCGATCTCCGATCAGTTGTTTTTATCACGTCGTACGCTGCAAAGTCAGCTGCGGGATGTCCGGCAATGTCTGGAGGCCTTTGGCCTAACACTGCGCTCCCGGCCGAAATACGGCGTCAAGGTGATCGGCGATGAATTCCAGCGCCGGCTGTGCATGCTGGAACTCTACGAGATCCATTACTACAAAGCGATCTCCTTTCTGAACTATGACGAATATGTGCAGTATTTTGATGTTGACGATACCGAACGCAACGATATCCGGCATATTTTTCTGCGTGTGCTGCGGGAAAGCGGGATCGCCCTCAGCGATACCTATACTAACCGCATTGCCTGGTATCTGGTTTTGGTGCGCAACCGCATTCAGGCGGGATTTACGATCACCATGGAAGAAGCGAAAATGGCCTATCTGCGCACCTTTGAGGAAGCTCAGATTGCCGCGGATATCGTCGCGGCGCTGCAGGCGAGCTATACCGGTTTTGATTTGCCCGAAGCCGAGGTGCTGGCGTTGGAAACTATTCTGCTTTGCTGGAATGATCCGCTTGACAGTCCGCAGCTGAGTCAGCGCTATCCCCGCTGCTTTGAACTGGCAAAGGAGCTGGCTGGGAAGATTGCGGAAGGCCTGAAAACAAGCTGGGGCGTTGATTTTGCCGCGCTCCCTGACTATGACCGGCTGATGATTCCCGGTTTGATTCCGCTGTTATTCTGTGATTCATTGAATTTCCGTTATCCGATTCTCGGCTCCCATGTCGACAACAACGGAATCCGTTATTCCCCAGTGAGCGAAGCGCTGGCGGTTAGTGCTGCCCAGATTTTGGAAAAGCAGCTGGACGTTCCGATCCCCGATATGGAAATCAACATGCTGGCGGTGCGCTTCTTTGCCCTGATCGACGGTGTTCCTTATCCCTATAAAAAACGCCGGGTTCTGATCTGCAGCCGCAATGGCCGGGTGGCTTCGGAAATCATCCGCAACCGGCTTTTCCGGCGGTTTCGCGATCGTTGGTTTGAAACGGTCGACATCTATGAATTCTATGAAGTCCGCGGACTCAACCAGGAAGACTATGACTGCCTGCTGCTGAACTTTCCTTCCTACAGCTACCGCTATACGATTCCCTATCTGGTGATCAATCAGATCCCGGATTCCGGTGAGCTCAATCAGTTTTTTAATCAGGTGGTGATGGACGGCTATCAGCTGCAGCCGATTCTCGATCAGTTTGGATGGGATACCGCCAGTTTTTATCCGGAATTTCTTTATGACGGCAAGGAAGCCTTCATTCATTTGATCAGCTATAAAAACGGCCGGGATTATTACGCCGTGCAGAAAATGGAGGAGGAACTGACACGGGTGCGGGATTTCCGCGTTGTGCATCAGACGGTCATCATCGTCCAAAGCCGCCAATACACCCGTCGCAACAGTTTTGAAATCTACCGTCTGGCCAAACCTGGAGCCTGGGAAAAGAAAGAGATCCGCTATCTCATCTATGTGACGGCCGATTTTGCTTCAGGGCTGCAGAGCCTGCGGTTTCTGGAACAGGCTGCCCATCAGCTGGCGGTCAATCAGCAGGATATTGACGATCTGTTGAAAACACAGGATCTGAGCTTGTTAATCAATACGGTCAAGCTGTGTCTGCAGGCCGGCGGCGATGTAATCCATTTATAA
- a CDS encoding PTS system mannose/fructose/N-acetylgalactosamine-transporter subunit IIB: MIKMFRIDERLIHGQIAIKWSRHTGVDHIVVGNDAAANSPIIQKSLKMAAPAGIKTAIRSVDDAIALLKDPRCEAMKILMLVNSPEDAERVVAAVPGIPFINIGNYGRIAPEKPGMPRKRYGNNIYCDEVEVESFKHLIATGLKCIYQTTPEEPAEDITNLFK, encoded by the coding sequence ATGATCAAAATGTTTCGTATCGACGAGCGGCTGATTCACGGTCAGATCGCCATCAAATGGTCACGGCATACCGGCGTCGATCACATCGTCGTTGGCAATGATGCGGCCGCCAACAGTCCAATTATCCAAAAGAGCTTGAAAATGGCGGCGCCGGCCGGAATCAAGACCGCTATCCGCAGCGTTGATGACGCGATTGCCCTGCTGAAGGATCCGCGCTGTGAAGCGATGAAGATTCTGATGCTGGTCAACAGTCCGGAGGATGCTGAACGGGTTGTGGCTGCAGTCCCAGGTATTCCATTCATCAACATCGGCAACTATGGGCGGATTGCGCCGGAGAAGCCGGGCATGCCGCGCAAGCGTTACGGCAACAACATCTATTGCGACGAAGTGGAAGTGGAAAGCTTCAAACATCTGATCGCAACCGGCCTGAAATGTATTTACCAGACAACGCCGGAGGAACCGGCAGAAGACATTACCAACCTGTTTAAATAA
- a CDS encoding PTS mannose/fructose/sorbose/N-acetylgalactosamine transporter subunit IIC → MIQSALLVMLAWLIVNGVDRVMSWQTFARPIVTAAITGLVLGDLTTGVIMGASLEAIFMGISAIGGSVPADACSASIIAVAMTILTGVDTETGLALAMPIGTLMATVGEMYKPVLASLAPYWEHLAATGNMKSFRIQTILCGLFVDRLPQTIILFLAVAFGVEGLQSVIGGLPAWVMSGLSAASGMMTGVGFAILTSMIWDKEIGGFFFVGFVLSKYLGLGQLPIAIIMAVVAIMYFYNDKKLLDAKTANAAAASAGNNEEDFF, encoded by the coding sequence ATGATTCAAAGTGCGTTATTAGTCATGCTTGCATGGCTGATCGTCAACGGCGTCGACCGCGTGATGTCGTGGCAGACCTTCGCCCGTCCAATCGTGACGGCGGCGATTACCGGCTTAGTATTAGGGGATCTGACAACCGGTGTCATCATGGGCGCTTCGCTGGAAGCGATCTTCATGGGGATTTCGGCCATCGGCGGTTCGGTGCCGGCGGATGCCTGCTCGGCTTCGATCATTGCGGTAGCGATGACGATTCTGACCGGCGTGGATACGGAAACCGGTTTGGCGTTAGCGATGCCGATCGGCACGCTGATGGCGACGGTCGGTGAAATGTATAAACCAGTGCTGGCTTCGCTGGCTCCGTATTGGGAGCATTTAGCGGCGACCGGCAACATGAAGAGCTTCCGGATCCAGACTATTCTGTGCGGTCTGTTCGTTGACCGTCTGCCGCAGACGATCATTCTGTTTCTGGCTGTCGCCTTCGGCGTTGAAGGCCTGCAGAGTGTCATCGGCGGTCTGCCGGCTTGGGTGATGAGCGGTTTGTCCGCAGCTTCCGGAATGATGACCGGCGTCGGCTTCGCGATTTTGACCTCGATGATTTGGGACAAGGAAATCGGCGGTTTCTTCTTCGTCGGCTTCGTTCTGTCCAAATATCTGGGCTTGGGTCAGCTGCCAATCGCAATTATCATGGCGGTTGTTGCAATCATGTACTTCTATAACGATAAAAAACTGCTGGATGCGAAAACGGCGAACGCGGCCGCAGCCAGCGCAGGCAATAATGAGGAGGATTTCTTCTGA
- a CDS encoding PTS system mannose/fructose/sorbose family transporter subunit IID translates to MAKMELSQQEKKTLKSMFWNSGLVFCGFNMVKMEGNAFTCTMAPAIDELYSDPEERKAALVRHNNFFNTHAVLFSFIAGLAYALEREKVTKGSVDDDTIENIKVALMGPTAGIGDAFFFNCVRVIAAGIGIGLCAEGNLLGVLIFVLLYGGSQVVARWYLLKIGYTMGTSFIDSIFSSGLMTSLTKAAAILGLSMVGAMVASMVNVKLAWTIQVGQTSVVVLDVVNSIMPGILSVGLVFGLVALIKKGVRPVTLVLGILVLSVALAFFGIF, encoded by the coding sequence ATGGCAAAAATGGAATTGTCCCAACAGGAAAAGAAAACGCTGAAATCCATGTTCTGGAATTCCGGACTGGTCTTCTGCGGCTTCAATATGGTAAAAATGGAAGGCAATGCGTTCACCTGCACCATGGCTCCGGCGATTGATGAGCTTTACAGCGATCCGGAAGAACGCAAGGCTGCTTTGGTTCGGCACAACAACTTCTTCAACACGCACGCTGTACTGTTCAGCTTTATCGCGGGTCTGGCGTATGCGCTGGAACGTGAAAAAGTAACTAAGGGCAGCGTCGATGATGATACGATTGAAAATATCAAAGTCGCTTTGATGGGCCCGACGGCTGGCATCGGCGACGCCTTCTTCTTCAACTGCGTGCGCGTTATTGCAGCCGGTATCGGCATCGGCTTATGCGCGGAAGGCAATCTGTTAGGCGTTTTGATCTTCGTGCTGCTTTATGGCGGTTCGCAGGTTGTCGCTCGTTGGTATCTGCTAAAAATCGGCTACACGATGGGAACTTCCTTCATCGACTCGATCTTCTCCTCCGGTTTGATGACTTCACTGACGAAGGCCGCGGCAATCTTGGGCTTAAGCATGGTCGGTGCGATGGTTGCTTCCATGGTCAATGTCAAACTGGCTTGGACGATCCAGGTCGGACAGACCTCGGTCGTCGTGCTCGATGTTGTCAACTCGATCATGCCGGGCATCCTGTCCGTCGGTTTGGTTTTCGGACTCGTTGCATTAATCAAAAAGGGCGTTCGTCCGGTTACGCTGGTTCTGGGAATTCTCGTTCTCAGTGTAGCGCTGGCGTTCTTCGGAATCTTCTAA
- a CDS encoding N-acetylglucosamine-6-phosphate deacetylase, which translates to METILKSERILWNGQWQSGAMIIEDGRLSGFTTDPKRLAGAVDYGNQRIIPGIFDTHNHGTHGYGLSGQVSEDPAVQKPTIRHYLKGLASQGVTSIFPTCAVGMIRSVSEVADEENEGADIVGIHSEGPWLNRVGEKGIKTGWPEVSLDTAKQMVADGQGKLKLVALAPEIPGIDPIIEYFLSQGVTLAYAHSDCTYEEAMAAYAKGITVATHTGNVMTGLHHRDIGGLGASLNNENVECEVICDGLHISLEMLKLYFKLKDPSRFMMISDCSGMAGAPIGQYKGWHPGMIISITPEGFCLSDTGRLCGSSKPVLYGIGNLVEKLGMPMSTVSRMASLNPAKKYGLADRKGSLEIGKDADCVVITDDYQAVATYVRGRKVYDCEQDTDLFNPEFYREMKVEDQA; encoded by the coding sequence ATGGAAACAATTTTAAAAAGCGAACGCATTCTCTGGAACGGCCAGTGGCAGTCCGGGGCGATGATCATCGAGGATGGGCGGCTGAGTGGGTTTACCACCGACCCTAAGCGGCTGGCCGGCGCCGTGGATTATGGAAATCAGCGGATTATTCCGGGAATTTTCGATACCCATAACCATGGGACACACGGATATGGGCTGTCGGGACAGGTCAGTGAGGATCCGGCGGTTCAGAAACCAACCATTCGGCATTATCTTAAAGGCTTGGCTTCCCAGGGTGTCACCAGCATTTTCCCAACCTGTGCGGTGGGGATGATCCGCAGCGTCAGCGAAGTGGCGGACGAAGAGAATGAAGGCGCGGATATCGTGGGGATACACAGCGAAGGCCCATGGCTGAACCGCGTTGGGGAAAAGGGAATCAAAACCGGCTGGCCGGAAGTATCTCTGGATACCGCGAAGCAGATGGTTGCCGATGGTCAGGGAAAGCTGAAGCTGGTCGCGCTGGCACCGGAAATTCCGGGGATTGATCCGATCATTGAGTATTTCCTGTCGCAAGGCGTGACACTGGCTTATGCGCACAGCGACTGCACATATGAAGAAGCCATGGCTGCTTATGCTAAGGGCATTACCGTAGCGACGCATACCGGCAATGTCATGACCGGGCTGCATCATCGCGATATCGGCGGCTTGGGTGCTTCGCTGAATAATGAAAATGTGGAATGTGAAGTGATCTGTGACGGCCTGCATATCAGCCTGGAAATGCTCAAGCTGTATTTCAAGCTGAAAGATCCGTCACGCTTCATGATGATTTCGGACTGTTCCGGGATGGCCGGGGCGCCGATTGGGCAATACAAGGGCTGGCATCCAGGCATGATCATTTCGATTACGCCGGAAGGCTTCTGCCTTAGTGATACCGGACGGTTGTGCGGCAGCTCCAAGCCGGTGCTCTACGGCATCGGCAATTTGGTCGAAAAGCTGGGCATGCCGATGAGTACAGTCAGCCGCATGGCTTCGCTCAATCCGGCTAAAAAATACGGACTGGCCGACCGCAAGGGTTCGCTGGAAATCGGCAAGGATGCCGACTGCGTTGTCATTACTGACGATTATCAGGCCGTTGCGACGTATGTACGCGGACGCAAGGTCTATGACTGCGAGCAGGACACTGACCTGTTCAATCCTGAATTCTATCGAGAAATGAAAGTGGAGGATCAGGCATGA
- a CDS encoding N-acetylglucosamine-6-phosphate deacetylase, which translates to MSTILRSRRIVTENGIVDGVIEINEGRIVRIGPAEGPVDWDFEDQRIIPGIIDIHNHGFGGWSMTDPATCRDVQGFAKAVASVGVTGVLPTAKEEAFEAIADCTDIPLDGAWIYGVHSEGPFWARGGENTVGEDYPLPDVEEAQRLIDKAKGKMVMMAIAPELPKAYDVIRLLHENGIKVASAHTKAYSEDIHKAMQEVGLDIVTHLCNGMRGIHHRNVGALGQYLLEDNLRYELITDLNHVCKEMIQICLKMQPVEKFCLISDSNYIAGLPTGHYMRYNKEMIADEKGLILDLHGRICGSGKWVLYNIGQLVNVVGVSLEDAVRMASLNPAKFLGIDQRTGSLTEGKQADLAVIDDQYQCLMTMVEGRIVYDRNQDKDVFNPEAMKRKIA; encoded by the coding sequence ATGAGCACCATTCTGCGCTCACGCCGCATCGTCACGGAGAACGGCATCGTTGACGGCGTGATTGAAATTAACGAGGGTAGAATTGTCCGTATCGGTCCGGCTGAGGGGCCCGTTGATTGGGATTTTGAAGATCAGCGGATCATTCCGGGCATCATTGATATCCACAATCATGGCTTCGGCGGCTGGTCGATGACTGATCCGGCCACATGTCGGGATGTTCAGGGTTTTGCCAAAGCCGTGGCTTCGGTCGGGGTGACCGGCGTGCTGCCGACAGCCAAAGAGGAAGCTTTCGAAGCGATTGCCGACTGTACGGATATTCCGCTGGATGGAGCCTGGATTTACGGCGTTCATTCCGAAGGTCCGTTCTGGGCGCGCGGGGGAGAAAATACCGTGGGTGAAGATTACCCGCTGCCGGATGTGGAGGAAGCCCAGCGGCTGATCGACAAGGCTAAGGGCAAAATGGTGATGATGGCAATTGCGCCGGAACTGCCGAAAGCTTATGACGTCATCCGTCTGCTTCATGAAAATGGGATTAAAGTTGCTTCCGCTCACACCAAGGCTTATTCCGAGGATATCCACAAAGCGATGCAGGAAGTTGGATTGGATATCGTTACCCATCTGTGCAACGGCATGCGCGGCATTCATCACCGCAATGTCGGAGCATTAGGGCAATATTTGCTGGAAGACAATCTGCGCTATGAGCTGATCACGGATTTAAACCATGTCTGCAAAGAGATGATTCAGATCTGCCTGAAAATGCAGCCGGTGGAGAAGTTCTGTCTGATCTCGGATTCCAATTATATCGCGGGGCTGCCGACCGGGCATTACATGCGCTATAACAAAGAGATGATCGCGGACGAAAAGGGTCTGATCCTGGATCTGCATGGACGGATCTGCGGCAGCGGCAAGTGGGTGCTGTATAACATCGGCCAGCTGGTCAATGTCGTAGGCGTATCGCTGGAAGACGCGGTGCGCATGGCTTCGCTCAATCCGGCGAAATTCTTGGGCATTGATCAGCGGACGGGCTCTCTGACGGAGGGCAAGCAGGCTGATCTGGCCGTGATTGACGATCAGTATCAATGCTTGATGACAATGGTTGAAGGCCGGATTGTCTATGACCGCAATCAGGACAAGGATGTCTTCAATCCGGAAGCGATGAAGCGGAAGATCGCATAA
- a CDS encoding ChbG/HpnK family deacetylase, with product MKRCIIKADDYGFTEAISLGILKAYRDGIVRSTAVMVNMPAAPASLEWIKEVPGLCLGLHINIVVGRPAADPAVVPGLIDEQGIFHSSKFCRAALAAGQDPVPSKDQALAEVEAQIRRFIALTGRLPEYLEGHAIRSRNLLEAMAELAKRYDLPHLSYLENQDHKLIQRPQRANAIYSFYEQGVEPADYFLQNHSGIADLPLSLVTLHPGYLDRSIYQMSSFTEVRIKDLEAATSPQVKTWFAQQEIELISFRDITKY from the coding sequence ATGAAACGCTGTATTATCAAAGCCGATGATTACGGCTTCACCGAAGCGATCAGCTTGGGAATTTTGAAGGCCTATCGCGATGGAATTGTGCGCAGCACAGCCGTGATGGTCAACATGCCGGCAGCTCCTGCGTCCTTGGAGTGGATAAAGGAAGTTCCAGGTTTGTGTCTGGGACTGCATATCAATATCGTCGTAGGCCGGCCTGCCGCCGATCCAGCTGTAGTTCCCGGATTAATCGACGAACAGGGGATTTTCCACAGTTCCAAGTTCTGCCGTGCCGCTCTGGCCGCCGGACAGGATCCGGTTCCGAGTAAAGATCAGGCATTGGCCGAAGTCGAAGCACAGATTCGCCGGTTTATCGCGCTGACCGGCAGACTGCCGGAGTATCTGGAAGGGCATGCGATTCGTTCGCGGAACTTGTTGGAAGCGATGGCTGAGCTGGCCAAACGTTATGATCTGCCGCATTTGTCCTACCTGGAAAATCAGGATCATAAGCTGATTCAGCGGCCGCAGCGCGCGAATGCCATCTATTCCTTTTATGAACAGGGCGTGGAGCCGGCTGATTATTTCTTGCAGAATCACAGCGGGATTGCGGATTTGCCGCTGTCGTTAGTCACGCTGCATCCTGGTTATCTTGACCGTTCAATTTATCAGATGTCGTCTTTTACTGAAGTGCGTATCAAGGATCTGGAAGCCGCGACTTCACCGCAGGTTAAAACCTGGTTTGCCCAACAGGAAATTGAATTGATTTCCTTCCGTGATATTACAAAGTATTAA
- a CDS encoding helix-turn-helix domain-containing protein: MNHVNYAALGKRIRAIRRHRQMTQEQLAEAAGLSIPHLSNVENASTKLSLPKLTDIANALEVSLDELAGDSLKIKHVRPDIEELDDKP, from the coding sequence ATGAATCACGTCAATTATGCCGCCTTAGGCAAGCGCATCCGCGCAATCCGCAGGCATCGGCAAATGACTCAGGAACAACTCGCCGAGGCTGCCGGCCTCTCCATCCCGCATCTGAGCAATGTGGAAAACGCCTCTACCAAGCTCAGTCTGCCCAAACTGACAGACATTGCCAATGCCTTGGAAGTTTCTTTAGACGAACTGGCCGGCGACAGCTTGAAGATCAAACACGTCCGTCCGGATATTGAAGAGCTTGATGACAAACCGTAA
- a CDS encoding DUF6348 family protein, with amino-acid sequence MNNQELKRENARLLQQLSTVCASMEANRIEADQLVFPRWDLRVRAQIDSLDERVMAVCTFELDCPRFDETLVERCSGAGKDPDQAIGSAAASFLFGMMAAVITLMRDESVLQLTTEFGGKERKWNCIQSEVIGMGQPLSTDHRLDYWNALKGLLPQVLGSRKVTVIQVYGARQADGSVNAECRVNGVVCRFLSEAITAVVQTWDNSEFVSRRQIFLLEQDRTQAALFPYTKAQIHTMTTQAMRLFQACDTEEKLNRYTEILSRDLNDVSLAEQFRFFLPEICAENAFPELPIDEHLSLHTSNQTTSVTIFQLTAVEWMKEAVYEGFKNEDFDNDLFRLLISLSSLYAEVHSRKQKGEALKDHPVTLQFPVSNRFKLF; translated from the coding sequence ATGAATAATCAAGAATTAAAAAGAGAAAATGCCCGCCTGCTGCAGCAGCTGAGTACAGTCTGCGCCAGCATGGAAGCAAATCGGATAGAAGCCGATCAGCTTGTCTTTCCCCGCTGGGATTTGCGCGTTCGTGCCCAGATTGACAGTTTAGATGAGCGGGTGATGGCGGTTTGTACGTTTGAACTCGACTGTCCGCGCTTTGACGAAACGCTGGTTGAGCGCTGCAGCGGAGCAGGGAAGGATCCGGATCAGGCAATCGGATCGGCTGCGGCCAGCTTCTTATTCGGCATGATGGCGGCCGTCATCACGTTAATGCGCGACGAATCAGTTCTGCAGCTGACAACCGAGTTCGGTGGAAAAGAACGCAAATGGAACTGCATTCAAAGTGAAGTCATCGGCATGGGTCAGCCCCTGAGCACCGATCATCGGCTGGATTACTGGAACGCGCTGAAAGGCTTGTTGCCGCAGGTTCTCGGCAGTCGGAAAGTCACAGTCATTCAAGTTTACGGTGCCCGCCAAGCGGATGGCAGCGTCAATGCGGAATGTCGGGTCAACGGTGTTGTCTGCCGCTTTTTGAGCGAAGCCATTACCGCGGTGGTTCAAACATGGGATAACAGCGAATTTGTTTCCCGCAGGCAGATTTTCCTGCTTGAACAGGACAGAACGCAGGCCGCTTTGTTTCCTTACACAAAAGCTCAGATCCACACCATGACAACCCAAGCCATGCGTCTGTTTCAGGCCTGCGATACTGAAGAAAAGCTCAATCGTTATACAGAAATTCTGAGCCGGGATCTCAATGATGTTTCCCTGGCTGAGCAGTTCCGTTTCTTTCTGCCGGAAATCTGTGCTGAAAATGCCTTTCCTGAGCTGCCGATCGACGAGCATCTTTCCTTACATACGTCCAATCAGACAACTTCGGTGACAATCTTCCAGCTGACTGCGGTGGAATGGATGAAGGAAGCGGTCTACGAAGGGTTTAAGAATGAAGACTTTGATAACGATCTGTTCCGGTTGCTGATCAGCCTCAGTTCGCTGTATGCCGAAGTTCATTCCCGGAAGCAGAAAGGGGAAGCGCTGAAAGATCACCCGGTTACTCTGCAGTTTCCTGTTTCAAACCGGTTTAAGTTATTCTGA